A portion of the Calothrix sp. 336/3 genome contains these proteins:
- a CDS encoding shikimate kinase, with protein sequence MSNLLKGINLYLIGMMGVGKTTVGNLLARQLKYRFLDTDSLLETATGKTINEIFTTEGETTFRQLESDILAQVCAYKNLCIATGGGIILRRENWSYLRHGLVVWLDAPVEVICQRLAEDTTRPLLQDSHLEEKLRSLLEERQGLYKQADLQITITGDETPDAIATRIIATIPAVLKQQNNPVEYN encoded by the coding sequence GTGAGTAACTTATTAAAAGGGATTAACTTGTACTTAATTGGAATGATGGGTGTTGGTAAAACTACGGTAGGAAATTTACTCGCACGTCAATTAAAATACAGGTTTTTAGATACTGACAGTTTACTCGAAACGGCTACAGGTAAAACGATTAATGAAATATTTACCACAGAGGGAGAAACCACATTTCGTCAGCTAGAAAGTGATATTTTGGCACAGGTTTGTGCTTATAAAAATTTGTGTATTGCTACTGGTGGGGGTATTATCCTCCGACGGGAAAATTGGAGTTACTTGCGTCATGGCTTAGTTGTGTGGTTAGATGCCCCTGTAGAAGTAATTTGTCAGCGTTTAGCTGAAGATACCACCAGACCATTACTTCAAGATAGCCATTTAGAAGAGAAACTGCGATCGCTACTGGAAGAACGTCAAGGATTATACAAGCAAGCAGACTTACAGATTACAATCACAGGGGATGAAACACCCGACGCGATCGCGACTCGGATTATAGCAACAATTCCCGCTGTCTTAAAACAACAGAATAATCCAGTTGAATATAACTAA
- the ctpC gene encoding carboxyl-terminal processing protease CtpC, with protein sequence MVITRSGLVLGATAVTLSVIAVTSLGIHSQGQALFKESPKELIDEVWQVIHRQYVDGTFNQVDWQAVRRQYLNKSYTNRQEAYKSIREMLKLLDDPYTRFMDPAEFKNMQVDTSGKLTGIGIQIGLDEKTKKLTVIAPIEDTPAFRAGLLAKDIITKINGKSTEGMDTNQAVGLIRGEAGTKVTLTILRNGKAKDYIITRAEIEIHPVEFSQRQTPAGNVGYIRLKQFSANAAKEMQGAIKNLEQKKVVGYVLDLRNNPGGLLFSSVDIARMWMSKGTIVSTIDRRGEVDREVASGKSLTDKPLVVIVDKGSASASEILSGALQDNRRAVIVGTQTFGKGLVQSVRPLDDGSGLAVTIAKYHTPSGKDINKHGIDPDVKVEMTDKERQDLWLRERDKLGTPADKQFAKAVDILKQEITKKGTTTSAENK encoded by the coding sequence ATGGTAATTACAAGAAGTGGACTTGTTCTGGGTGCTACGGCGGTGACGCTCTCTGTGATTGCAGTTACTAGCCTTGGCATTCACTCACAAGGACAAGCTTTATTTAAAGAAAGTCCGAAAGAATTAATAGATGAAGTTTGGCAGGTAATTCATCGCCAATACGTAGATGGTACTTTTAACCAAGTAGATTGGCAGGCTGTTCGTCGTCAGTACCTGAACAAGTCCTATACCAACAGGCAAGAAGCATATAAATCCATTCGGGAAATGCTGAAATTGCTGGATGATCCTTATACCCGATTTATGGATCCGGCTGAGTTTAAAAATATGCAGGTGGACACATCTGGTAAGCTCACGGGTATTGGGATTCAAATTGGCTTAGATGAAAAGACTAAGAAACTGACTGTCATTGCTCCCATTGAGGATACTCCAGCTTTTCGAGCGGGATTATTGGCAAAGGATATTATTACCAAAATTAATGGTAAGAGTACAGAGGGAATGGACACAAATCAGGCAGTTGGACTGATTCGTGGTGAAGCTGGAACCAAAGTTACTTTAACCATCTTACGTAACGGTAAGGCGAAGGATTATATAATTACCCGTGCGGAGATTGAAATTCATCCTGTGGAATTTTCTCAGCGACAAACCCCCGCAGGGAATGTCGGTTATATTCGCTTGAAGCAGTTTAGTGCGAATGCAGCGAAGGAAATGCAGGGTGCAATTAAGAATCTGGAACAGAAAAAAGTTGTGGGCTATGTTTTAGATTTACGAAACAACCCTGGTGGTTTGCTGTTTTCCAGTGTGGATATCGCCCGGATGTGGATGAGTAAAGGTACTATTGTTTCGACCATCGACCGTCGGGGTGAGGTTGATAGGGAAGTGGCAAGTGGTAAATCTTTAACTGATAAGCCGTTGGTGGTAATTGTTGATAAAGGTAGTGCGAGCGCTAGTGAGATTCTTTCTGGTGCACTGCAAGATAATAGACGTGCGGTAATAGTTGGTACACAGACTTTTGGTAAAGGTTTAGTACAGTCGGTGCGTCCTTTGGATGATGGTTCGGGATTAGCTGTAACGATCGCCAAGTACCATACACCTAGTGGGAAGGATATCAATAAACATGGTATCGACCCAGATGTGAAGGTGGAAATGACTGATAAGGAACGTCAAGATTTATGGTTGCGCGAACGGGATAAACTGGGCACACCAGCAGATAAGCAGTTTGCGAAGGCTGTGGATATCCTGAAGCAGGAAATAACGAAAAAAGGAACTACGACGAGCGCGGAAAATAAATGA
- a CDS encoding sensor histidine kinase yields the protein MSRPIRFDNHPFKFLLYLEWFLLGFAIISSSLPYPWHRYSARFPEATICCLLIFCLMGLQLPTGNRRSKIIYTVVEFLLILITGQFGIKTARLFPFLFVIIVTRSCLIFGLKGRVVVTILAFLSFLVTFQQRFPNLSPRILRHERVEFIQEKLLFFQLSFALLFGLSLVFILLLMNTLLSEWKNREQLADANQKLRKYALKIENQATLEERNRIAREIHDSLGHSLTALNLQLETAVKLWQSNPEKALLFLTRAKELGSKSLQDVRQSVSTMRSNPLQNQSLEEAIASLIENINRSTGLMPICNIQIHAILSTEVSMAIYRIIQESLTNICKYAQATQVILELMTVDNHILLRIIDNGIGFNLIQNTTGFGLQSMRDRALSLGGNIYIDTAPNRGCTIEIKIPLSES from the coding sequence GTGAGTCGTCCCATTCGTTTTGACAATCATCCTTTTAAATTTCTGTTGTATTTAGAATGGTTTTTACTAGGATTTGCCATTATTTCCTCTAGCTTACCCTATCCTTGGCATCGTTATTCTGCGAGATTTCCCGAAGCGACTATTTGTTGTTTATTAATATTTTGCTTGATGGGTTTGCAGTTACCTACAGGTAATAGAAGGAGCAAAATCATCTATACGGTTGTAGAATTTTTATTGATTTTGATCACTGGTCAATTTGGGATTAAAACGGCACGATTATTTCCTTTTTTATTTGTAATTATTGTGACTCGTAGTTGTCTTATCTTCGGTTTAAAAGGGCGGGTAGTAGTTACAATCTTAGCATTTTTGAGTTTTTTAGTGACATTTCAGCAAAGATTTCCGAATTTATCACCTAGGATATTAAGACATGAAAGAGTTGAATTTATTCAAGAGAAGCTGTTATTTTTTCAACTAAGCTTTGCTCTACTTTTTGGCTTATCCCTGGTATTTATTTTATTATTAATGAATACTCTCCTATCAGAATGGAAAAATAGAGAGCAGTTGGCAGATGCTAATCAAAAATTACGTAAATATGCATTAAAAATTGAGAATCAAGCGACTTTAGAAGAACGAAATCGGATTGCTAGGGAAATTCATGATTCCTTGGGACATTCTCTCACTGCTTTGAATTTACAGCTAGAAACGGCGGTTAAATTATGGCAATCGAACCCAGAAAAAGCTTTATTATTTCTGACTCGTGCAAAGGAATTAGGTTCTAAATCTCTCCAGGATGTGAGACAATCTGTTTCAACTATGCGCTCCAATCCCTTACAGAATCAATCTTTAGAAGAGGCGATCGCCAGTTTGATAGAAAATATTAATCGCTCTACTGGTCTGATGCCGATATGTAATATTCAGATTCATGCTATCTTATCAACGGAGGTAAGTATGGCGATTTACAGAATTATTCAGGAGTCCCTGACAAATATTTGTAAATATGCGCAAGCCACCCAGGTGATATTAGAATTAATGACTGTTGACAATCATATTTTACTCCGAATTATTGATAATGGTATTGGGTTTAATCTGATACAAAATACTACGGGTTTTGGTTTGCAGAGTATGCGCGATCGCGCTCTGTCTTTAGGAGGAAATATTTATATAGATACCGCTCCTAATCGTGGTTGCACAATTGAAATTAAAATACCCTTATCTGAGTCTTAA
- a CDS encoding response regulator transcription factor, translating to MTNPIKVILVDDQYLIRQGLRALLELEADLEVVAEAENGKIALELIAQLHPDVVLMDIRMPIMDGVATTKEIYQRFPLVKVLVLTTFDDDEFVTTALQNGAMGYLLKDTPSEELAVAIRAVYKGYTQLGPGIVKKLLMQFSRTSEKNLLTPPDSLAELTPREKEVLRLIATGASNKEISQILYISEGTVKNHVTNILNRLNLRDRTQAAIFANSFLPYLN from the coding sequence ATGACAAATCCTATCAAAGTTATACTCGTAGATGATCAATACCTCATTCGTCAAGGGTTAAGAGCTTTATTAGAATTAGAAGCAGATTTAGAAGTAGTCGCAGAAGCAGAAAATGGGAAAATCGCCCTAGAATTAATTGCTCAATTACATCCAGATGTTGTATTAATGGATATCCGTATGCCAATTATGGATGGAGTTGCAACAACTAAGGAAATTTACCAACGGTTTCCCCTTGTAAAAGTATTAGTTTTAACTACCTTTGATGATGATGAATTTGTCACCACTGCATTACAAAATGGAGCAATGGGCTACTTACTTAAGGATACACCTTCAGAAGAGTTAGCTGTGGCTATTCGTGCTGTTTATAAAGGATATACTCAACTAGGACCAGGTATCGTAAAAAAATTACTGATGCAATTTTCTCGAACTTCGGAAAAAAATTTACTAACGCCTCCTGATAGTTTAGCAGAATTAACACCTAGGGAGAAAGAAGTTTTACGTTTAATTGCTACAGGAGCAAGTAATAAAGAAATCTCTCAGATTTTATACATCTCGGAAGGTACTGTGAAAAATCATGTCACAAATATTTTAAATCGCTTAAATTTGCGCGATCGCACTCAAGCAGCAATCTTTGCTAATTCTTTTTTACCCTATCTGAATTAA
- a CDS encoding ion transporter: MLISQETRELYFTDLDTPIGKIVNLTIACLIFLSSMIFVIETYDISDDVRFCLDVVDNIIVILFLVEYLLNFWSANHKIKYIFSLYSIIDLMAILPLFFGTDISFIRLLRWFRILRLIRFLDKKSSFSYIAQEDNLIFVRILFTLFAIIFVYSGLIYQVEHPVNSQVFSTFLDAFYFSVVTMTTVGFGDVTPISELGRLLTVLMILTGVALVPWQVGDLIKRLVKTTNQVNIICANCGLAFHDNDAKFCKQCGTKLNIYVQQE, from the coding sequence ATGTTAATCAGTCAAGAGACCAGGGAATTGTATTTTACTGATTTAGATACTCCGATTGGCAAAATAGTTAATTTAACTATTGCCTGTTTGATATTTCTCTCTTCGATGATATTTGTCATTGAAACTTATGATATTTCTGATGATGTTCGTTTTTGCTTAGATGTAGTTGATAATATTATCGTTATTTTATTTTTGGTTGAATACCTTCTCAATTTTTGGAGTGCTAATCACAAAATCAAGTATATTTTCAGCCTATACTCAATTATTGATTTAATGGCAATTTTGCCTCTATTTTTTGGTACTGATATTAGTTTTATCCGTTTGTTGAGATGGTTTCGGATTTTAAGGTTAATTCGCTTTTTAGATAAAAAATCCTCCTTCAGTTATATTGCTCAGGAAGACAATCTGATTTTTGTGAGGATATTATTTACCTTATTTGCGATTATTTTTGTTTATTCTGGCTTAATTTATCAGGTAGAGCACCCCGTCAATTCTCAAGTATTTAGCACTTTTTTAGATGCGTTCTATTTTTCTGTTGTGACAATGACAACCGTTGGGTTTGGAGATGTCACACCAATTTCGGAATTAGGACGTTTATTGACTGTATTAATGATATTAACAGGGGTTGCTCTAGTTCCCTGGCAAGTAGGTGATTTAATTAAGCGATTAGTCAAAACAACAAATCAAGTCAACATTATTTGTGCTAATTGTGGCTTGGCTTTTCATGACAATGATGCTAAGTTTTGTAAACAATGTGGAACTAAATTGAATATTTATGTACAGCAAGAATAA
- a CDS encoding NACHT domain-containing protein yields the protein MTIIDSPSLEEEFKEAKNHWELDKLYIDLASAKGKSLTPVEKKFLRGLLCGLSPAEIANTVYQSRSSSTVRVYLSNGLYKYIEEMLSIQSGNTVKVKNWSRVTHLLEQAGYKKLWFKIDAVNNQMSLSEKMVGEYISMISTPQQDWGEAVDVSYFHGRIPELSRLKSWINQDQCRLVVLLGSAGIGKTALAVKLAVDIQEDFDFVIWRSLKFAPKPEIILSEIINFLSPDTDREINYIPRLENQISLLIDCLRVSRCLIILDGIEATFDNPQSSGNIDKFYPQIKYSPGYEGYGELIQRIGDTRHQSCLLVTTREKPQEIAILEGNTLPVRCYKLTSLTVEDSQQILFHKGLVEISPVESQTLIQIYAGNPLFLKLVATAIADLFSGDVGDFLAQNTLVFGEIRTIFDQQFSRLYNLEKQVISWLALNGEFISLSQLQKSISPPVSQRLILEAIDLLQKRCLIENQNFVFRQTPILIEYIIEQLIEANFQLAANDNSCLLMQTTVETQLKRYIRESYSQSRI from the coding sequence ATGACAATAATCGATTCACCAAGCTTAGAAGAGGAATTTAAAGAAGCTAAAAATCATTGGGAGCTAGATAAGTTATATATTGATTTAGCATCCGCAAAGGGAAAGTCACTCACACCTGTAGAAAAGAAGTTTTTGCGAGGTTTATTGTGTGGATTAAGTCCCGCAGAAATTGCCAATACAGTTTATCAAAGTCGCAGCAGTAGTACGGTGCGAGTATATCTTTCCAATGGATTATATAAATATATTGAAGAAATGTTAAGTATCCAGTCTGGAAACACTGTGAAGGTGAAAAACTGGAGTCGGGTGACTCATCTATTAGAACAAGCTGGTTATAAAAAACTTTGGTTCAAAATTGATGCTGTCAATAATCAAATGTCTCTCAGTGAAAAAATGGTTGGGGAATACATATCGATGATTTCCACTCCACAACAGGATTGGGGAGAAGCGGTCGATGTCAGTTATTTTCATGGTAGAATTCCAGAGTTATCGCGGTTAAAAAGTTGGATTAATCAAGACCAATGTCGTTTAGTTGTACTCTTGGGAAGTGCAGGAATTGGGAAAACCGCTTTAGCGGTGAAGTTAGCGGTAGATATCCAAGAAGACTTTGATTTTGTCATCTGGCGATCGCTAAAGTTCGCACCCAAACCGGAAATCATCTTGTCAGAGATCATCAACTTTCTCTCTCCCGATACAGACAGGGAAATTAACTACATTCCCCGATTAGAAAATCAAATTTCTCTCTTAATAGATTGTTTGAGGGTTTCTCGATGTTTAATTATTTTAGATGGTATAGAAGCAACATTTGATAATCCCCAATCTTCAGGAAATATAGATAAGTTTTATCCTCAAATTAAATATAGCCCTGGTTATGAAGGATATGGAGAATTAATTCAAAGAATTGGTGATACTCGACATCAAAGCTGTCTATTAGTTACAACTCGAGAAAAACCCCAGGAAATTGCAATTTTAGAGGGGAATACTTTACCTGTACGTTGTTACAAATTGACAAGCTTAACTGTAGAAGATAGTCAGCAAATTCTATTCCATAAGGGGTTAGTGGAAATTTCTCCCGTGGAATCTCAAACATTAATCCAAATTTATGCCGGGAACCCCCTATTTCTCAAGCTAGTTGCAACCGCGATCGCCGATTTATTTTCTGGTGATGTCGGTGATTTTTTAGCTCAGAATACCTTAGTTTTTGGAGAAATTCGCACAATTTTTGATCAGCAATTTTCCCGTCTTTATAACTTAGAAAAACAAGTTATCTCTTGGCTAGCATTAAATGGTGAATTTATTTCCCTATCACAGTTACAGAAAAGTATTTCTCCCCCAGTTTCCCAGAGATTAATCTTAGAAGCCATAGACTTATTGCAAAAACGTTGTCTGATTGAAAATCAAAACTTTGTGTTTCGCCAAACACCCATATTGATAGAATATATTATTGAGCAGCTCATCGAAGCAAACTTCCAGTTAGCCGCCAATGACAATAGTTGCCTACTTATGCAGACAACCGTAGAAACACAATTGAAAAGATATATCCGTGAAAGTTATTCCCAGTCAAGAATTTAA